TACAGCCAGCCCACACTGAACCCGGCCCAGCGGCCCAGCGCCCGCTCGGCGTGCACCGAGAACGCACCCGACGCCGGCATCGCCGCCGACATCTCGCCGAGCATCCGCATGACCAGCATCGCCAGCGCGCCCGCGATCAGATACGACAGCACGATCCCCGGGCCGGCCACCGCGATCCCCGCGCCGGAGCCCACGAACAGGCCCGCGCCGATCACCCCGCCCAGGCCCAGCATCGTCAGATGGCGCTGCTTGAGCCCCGCGGACAGCGGCTCTTTCTCACCGGTCCCCGCGCCGAGGGCGGGCTCACCGGCTTGGGTCGTTGTGTCGTGCATGGACTCGTACTCTCGCAAGGGCCGGGGCGGCGGGGGCCGCCGGCGGGTTTGGGGGAACTCCACAGCTCACCGCGGGGCGGACACAGTGTCGCCGCACCCCGCGCGCTACCACAAAACCGGCGCCGGAAGACGGCCCCGGCCGTGATGAGCATCACGTGACCTGCAAAGACGCCACGCACCCCGTCAGGGCCGGGCAAGGTGGCGGTTGTTCGGAACTCTCCAAGCGGGCCGGTACGGCTTTGTCGCCGCCACACGATGATCGCCGGCGGCCCCCTGGACTAACGTCATCGCGTCCCGTCCCATATCCGAAACTCACATCCGCGGAGTCCTGATGAGCACTGCAGCTCTCACCCGTCCTGGCACGGTCCTCGCCGATCTGCTGCCGGCCGCCACCGCCTCCCGCGCCCGCGTCCGTGACGCCGCGCTGGTGCTCGGTGGAGCCGCGCTCACCGGTATCGCGGCCCAGATCGCCGTCCCGGTCCCCGGCTCCCCGGTCCCGGTCACCGGCCAGACCTTCGCCGCCCTGCTGGTCGGCGCCTCGCTCGGGGCGGGCCGCGGTCTGCTGTCGCTGGCGCTGTACGCCCTGGCGGGGCTCGCGGGCATGCCGTGGTTCGCCGGCGGTGCCTCGGGCGCCGGCGGGGCCACCTTCGGCTACATCGTGGGCATGCTGCTGGCCGCCACCGCCGTGGGCGCGCTGGCCCGCCGCGGCGGCGACCGCGGGGTGCTGCGCACCGCCGCCACCATGGCCGCCGGCATGGCCCTGATCTACGCCGTCGGCGTCCCCTACCTGGCCCTGAGCACCGGGATGTCCCTCGGCGAGGCGGTCGCCGTCGGCATGGTCCCGTTCCTCATCGGCGACGCCCTCAAGGCCGCGCTGGCGATGGGCGCGCTGCCCACGGCCTGGAAGCTGGCCGGGCGCCGCTGATTTTGCGGCTCAACCTCCCCCAGCTACCGCTGGGAGGTGCCCCCAGCCGCTCTCGCGGAGGTGGTTGATCGCCGTGGGGGTTCCTCAATCGATGGTTGAGGTGCCCGATATGAAGAGGGCGGGGCCCGCACCAACTCGGTGCGGGCCCCGCCCTCTTGTCTTCCGCCGTACGGCGTTACACGCGCTCGGCCTCGACCGCGTCCCGCTCCCGCGGGCGGCGGCGGTCCAGGATCAGCCCGACCGCCAGCACCACCACGGCCGCGACGACCGAAAGGATCATCTGCTCGCGCCCGTCCGGGTCGTAGAACATGTAGCCGATGACGAAGACGATCAGCCCGATCGTCGCGTACGTCAGCCACGGGTACAGCCACATCCGCACCGTCAGCCGCTCCGGCGTCTCCCGCTCGATGATCCGGCGCATCCGCAGCTGCGAGAGACAGATGACCAGCCAGACGAACAGTGCCACCGCGCCCGACGAGTTCAGCAGGAACTGGAAGATGGTGTCCTTCGAGGTGTAGCTGAAGATCGTCGCGATGAAGCCGAAGGCGACCGACGCGTAGATCGCGACCGCCGGGACACCGCCCTTGTTGACGGTGGCGAACGACTTCGGCGCATCGCCGCGCTGACCGAGCGAGAACGCCATCCGGGAGGCGGTGTAGAGCCCGGAGTTCAGACAGGACAGCACCGCGGTCAGCACCACGACGTCCATCACGGTGCCCGCGTACGGGATCTCCAGCGACTTCAGCACGGCCACGTACGGGCTCTTCGCCACCGCCGGGTCGTCCCACGGCAGCAGCGTCACGATCACCGTGATCGAGCCGATGTAGAAGAGCGCGATCCGCCAGATGACGCTGTTGACGGCCTTGCGGACGGCCTGCACCGGGTTGGGCGACTCGCTCGCCGCCAGCGTGACGATCTCGCTGCCCATGAAGGAGAAGACCACCAGCAGCATGCCGGAGAGGATCGCGCCGGGACCGTTCGGCAGGAACCCGCCGTCCCCGGTCAGATGCGACACCCCGACCGGGTCACCGCCCGGCGGCAGCCCGAATATCGCCATCGCGCCGACCACGATGAAGATGACGATCGCCACGACCTTGATCCCGGCGAACCAGAACTCGAACTCGCCGAACGACCCGACCGAGACCAGATTCGTACCGGTCAGCACGATCATCACCAGCAGAGCCCAGGCCCACTGCGGGACGGCCGGGACCCACCCGGTGAGGATCGCGGCGGCCGCGGTCGCCTCGACGGCCAGCACGACCGACCAGAAGAACCAGTACAGCCAGCCGATCGTGAAACCGGCCCAGCGGCCCAGCGCCCGGTCCGCGTAGGCGGAGAACGACCCCGAGGTGGGAGAGGCCGCGGCCATCTCACCCAGCATCCGCATCACGAGCACGACCAGCAGGCCGGTCAGCGCGTACGAGAGCAGGATGCCCGGTCCGGCGGCCGCGATCCCGGCGCCGGAACCGACGAACAGGCCGGCGCCGATGACCCCGCCGATGGCGATCATCGACAGGTGGCGGTTCTTGAGTCCTGCCTGCAGTCCGTCCTGCGACTGCCCCCCGGTCACACCGCTGCCGGGGTCACCGGCAGTGGGGACCACTTTGGTGGTAGGCGGGTGCGCGCCCATGTGCACCGTCCTTCGTGGTTCTCGGATGGATCCCCCGCATTAGATCTTCGTTCACCGTGGATTGGAAGGTCTGCAGCCGGATTGTTGTGTGAAACCCTGGACGGTTACGCGATGCGCTTGCGTACAGAAGGCGGGGGGTAGCTTTCCGTGCAGGAGCCCCGGGCAGACCCAGCCGCGCCTACCCGACGGCGCCCGTGTCACACTCATCGCATGCGCGTGTACCTCGGCTCCGACCATGCCGGTTTTGACCTCAAGAACCACCTCGTCGAGTGGCTCAAGGCCCATGGCCACGAGCCCGTCGACTGCGGACCCCACATCTACGACGCCCAGGACGACTACCCGCCGTTCTGCCTGCGCGCCGCGGAGAAGACCGCCGCCGACCCGGACAGCCTCGGCATCGTGATCGGCGGCTCCGGCAACGGCGAGCAGATCGCCGCCAACAAGGTCAAGGGCGTGCGGGCCGCGCTGGCCTGGAGCGAGGAGACCGCCAAGCTCGGCCGCGAGCACAACAACGCCAACGTCATCTCCGTGGGCGGCCGGATGCACACCGAGGAAGAGGCGACCAAGTTCATCGAGGTCTTCCTCAGCACCCCCTACTCGGGTGAGGAGCGCCACACCCGCCGCATCGAGATGCTCTCGGCCTACGAGACCACCGGCGAGCTGCCCGCCATCCCGGCCCACCACCCGCAGGGCTGACCACCGTTCATCCCGTCGCCCGCCCGCCCCGGCCGCCGGGGCGGGCGGGCGCGCCCACTGGAGGACCTCCGTGCCCGAGGGGCATACGATCCACCGCCTCGCCCTGGACCACCGCTCCCGCTTCGAGGGCGAACGGGTCCGGGTGAGCAGTCCGCAGGGCAAGTTCACCGGTGGTGCGGCCCTCATCGACGGCCAGGTGATGACCGGCGCCGAGGCGCACGGCAAACACCTCTTCCTGGGCTTCGGCCCGGACCGCTGGGTCCATGTCCACCTCGGCCTGTTCGGCAAGCTCGGCTTCGGCGCGGCCCCGGCCCCGCCGCCCACCGACACGGTGCGCCTCCGTCTCGCGAACCCCTCCGCGTACGCCGACCTCCGCGGCCCCACCACCTGCGCACTGATCACCGACGCCGAGAAGCACGCGATACACGACCGGCTCGGCCCCGATCCGCTGCGCCCGGGGGACGACGGCACCCGCGCCTGGCAGCGGATCTCCCGCAGCCGTACGACCATCGCGGCGCTGCTGCTCGACCAGAAGGTCATCGCCGGCGTCGGCAACGTCT
This genomic stretch from Streptomyces nigrescens harbors:
- a CDS encoding amino acid permease — encoded protein: MGAHPPTTKVVPTAGDPGSGVTGGQSQDGLQAGLKNRHLSMIAIGGVIGAGLFVGSGAGIAAAGPGILLSYALTGLLVVLVMRMLGEMAAASPTSGSFSAYADRALGRWAGFTIGWLYWFFWSVVLAVEATAAAAILTGWVPAVPQWAWALLVMIVLTGTNLVSVGSFGEFEFWFAGIKVVAIVIFIVVGAMAIFGLPPGGDPVGVSHLTGDGGFLPNGPGAILSGMLLVVFSFMGSEIVTLAASESPNPVQAVRKAVNSVIWRIALFYIGSITVIVTLLPWDDPAVAKSPYVAVLKSLEIPYAGTVMDVVVLTAVLSCLNSGLYTASRMAFSLGQRGDAPKSFATVNKGGVPAVAIYASVAFGFIATIFSYTSKDTIFQFLLNSSGAVALFVWLVICLSQLRMRRIIERETPERLTVRMWLYPWLTYATIGLIVFVIGYMFYDPDGREQMILSVVAAVVVLAVGLILDRRRPRERDAVEAERV
- a CDS encoding ribose-5-phosphate isomerase — protein: MRVYLGSDHAGFDLKNHLVEWLKAHGHEPVDCGPHIYDAQDDYPPFCLRAAEKTAADPDSLGIVIGGSGNGEQIAANKVKGVRAALAWSEETAKLGREHNNANVISVGGRMHTEEEATKFIEVFLSTPYSGEERHTRRIEMLSAYETTGELPAIPAHHPQG
- a CDS encoding biotin transporter BioY; this translates as MSTAALTRPGTVLADLLPAATASRARVRDAALVLGGAALTGIAAQIAVPVPGSPVPVTGQTFAALLVGASLGAGRGLLSLALYALAGLAGMPWFAGGASGAGGATFGYIVGMLLAATAVGALARRGGDRGVLRTAATMAAGMALIYAVGVPYLALSTGMSLGEAVAVGMVPFLIGDALKAALAMGALPTAWKLAGRR
- a CDS encoding Fpg/Nei family DNA glycosylase; the protein is MPEGHTIHRLALDHRSRFEGERVRVSSPQGKFTGGAALIDGQVMTGAEAHGKHLFLGFGPDRWVHVHLGLFGKLGFGAAPAPPPTDTVRLRLANPSAYADLRGPTTCALITDAEKHAIHDRLGPDPLRPGDDGTRAWQRISRSRTTIAALLLDQKVIAGVGNVYRAEVLFRHHIDPYRAGRDLTRAEWDALWADLVFLMAEGVRHNRIDTVRPEHLPEAMGRPPRVDDHGGEVYVYRRAHMGCHICGSEIRTAGLAARNLFWCPGCQPGTGGG